A region of Desulfovibrio sp. TomC DNA encodes the following proteins:
- a CDS encoding glycosyltransferase family 39 protein, whose product MTRDRIEQWFWRAAWILVLATALGLRLYGLDGPAPWEDDYLNLDRAMLPLRDLLAIQQWQGPADTIFDFQPPLSYALVHLALWFDSSTLAARLPSLVAGVLTVAGLGLLGTRLLGRGAGLCAAALAAGLVFPIAFAQAIKAYSLLLCLSVFAMWLLVRALDRNSWPAWAGYALCAAAMVYAGYQGLVVFVVQAVWAGLAGWAMERRQPGTGRARLWPGLAAFGGVVLAIWPLLPAVVFLRDFLHAPGVDPWQGVDMAFAVRVLSGFIGYDDGPLPWFAAVWAGAAALGLTVAVRRGRLGAALLLLGWAGGSTLALIASKSALRPILDSRHLIMAFPALVLLAGLGLVWLATAAGQRLPAGRVRRAAPAVLAGLAGLGLLWPSLSRYDAYYGRVLSFDRDFYQWLDQGPGDVAAVEFHGYKRNTRRMALRWMLPGRFGEAGTFAAPGYRIRDDVDTFYTTQAASRPALPGWPVAVFTNMFATTRVSRVAQASRAPVVMDPGEDGTWRYDDDFATQRFYADAFAADNMTLDGDLGQLRPSRYSRPASVAWVFETPQGMALAGGRLTVTAALFKKSRLRPADSRLTVEAAGDDGRFIPLGVISHDAFFEPGTGAKEIRPGFFEEMDFYDGRCRVVPVTYELPAALAGAGRLTVRLNYLPGQAEGFLGLDALALEARLVPGDKAGEPLVPVLARQAEHWLANVGAVPWPQDGARDSGRYAFVAPDAPAGDVLAGLAGVSPAEALPGFLAAHPGLAPAAALADASGRAALLLYDPSLANPGLALSAAAPAGQARLAGPPPGQEAEPVSLRLDGRIAMPTLAIDGQQLAVPVLAPAGSRLTLTPGGAGRLFFAPDWTGADLGRGAMSYANDIAPSPRRRGGLVCVADAGCALAYTFASALPMTELRLRVYPTVYANPCRKCEPNAARVRLSTDGGATYRTILADGGGEACTWSPDGHALIRRVTFDRPVTSALLILEMGQGDQAGFLAPSWNVDAMFVEIDLDARQLPPVSLSGPQAAVSLIDGGENDLAVFVRSGPWPISHRTDPALSIFTPRSLIR is encoded by the coding sequence ATGACGCGGGACCGCATCGAACAGTGGTTTTGGCGGGCGGCCTGGATACTGGTCCTGGCGACAGCACTGGGGCTTCGGCTGTACGGTCTCGACGGGCCTGCCCCCTGGGAAGACGACTATCTCAACCTGGACCGGGCCATGCTGCCCCTTCGCGATCTGCTGGCCATCCAGCAATGGCAGGGACCGGCCGACACCATCTTCGATTTCCAGCCGCCGCTGAGCTACGCTCTGGTCCATCTGGCCCTGTGGTTTGACTCCTCCACCCTGGCCGCGCGGCTGCCAAGTCTGGTGGCCGGCGTCCTGACCGTGGCCGGGCTCGGGCTGTTGGGCACGCGTCTGTTGGGCCGCGGAGCCGGGCTGTGCGCGGCGGCCCTGGCGGCCGGGCTGGTGTTTCCCATTGCCTTTGCCCAGGCCATCAAGGCCTACAGCCTGCTGTTGTGCCTGTCTGTCTTTGCCATGTGGCTGCTGGTGCGGGCTTTGGACCGCAATTCCTGGCCGGCCTGGGCCGGGTATGCCCTGTGCGCTGCGGCCATGGTCTACGCCGGGTACCAGGGGCTCGTGGTCTTTGTCGTGCAGGCGGTCTGGGCCGGCCTGGCCGGGTGGGCCATGGAGCGCCGGCAGCCCGGGACCGGGCGGGCGCGGCTGTGGCCGGGGTTGGCCGCCTTTGGCGGGGTGGTCCTGGCGATCTGGCCGCTGTTGCCGGCCGTGGTCTTTCTCCGCGATTTCCTGCACGCCCCCGGGGTTGATCCCTGGCAGGGCGTGGATATGGCCTTTGCCGTCCGGGTCCTGTCCGGGTTCATCGGCTACGATGACGGCCCCCTGCCATGGTTTGCGGCGGTCTGGGCCGGGGCCGCGGCCCTCGGGCTGACCGTGGCCGTGCGGCGCGGGCGTCTGGGCGCGGCGCTGCTGCTGCTGGGCTGGGCCGGGGGGAGCACCCTGGCCCTTATCGCCTCCAAATCGGCCCTGCGGCCCATCCTCGACAGCCGCCATCTGATCATGGCGTTTCCGGCCCTGGTGCTGCTGGCCGGGTTGGGACTGGTCTGGCTGGCGACGGCTGCGGGCCAGCGGTTGCCGGCCGGCCGGGTGCGCCGAGCCGCGCCGGCCGTGCTGGCCGGACTGGCCGGCCTGGGGCTTTTGTGGCCGAGCCTGTCCCGCTACGACGCCTACTATGGCCGGGTGCTGAGCTTTGACCGGGATTTTTACCAGTGGCTGGACCAGGGGCCGGGGGATGTGGCGGCGGTGGAATTTCACGGCTACAAGCGCAACACCCGGCGCATGGCCCTGCGTTGGATGTTGCCCGGCCGTTTTGGCGAGGCCGGGACCTTTGCCGCGCCCGGTTATCGTATCCGCGACGACGTGGACACCTTTTATACGACCCAGGCCGCCTCCCGACCGGCCCTGCCGGGGTGGCCGGTCGCCGTCTTTACTAACATGTTCGCCACCACCCGGGTCAGTCGCGTCGCCCAGGCCAGCCGCGCCCCGGTGGTCATGGACCCGGGGGAGGACGGAACCTGGCGGTACGACGATGATTTCGCCACTCAGCGGTTTTACGCCGACGCCTTTGCCGCCGACAACATGACCCTCGATGGGGACCTGGGGCAATTGCGGCCGTCGCGCTACAGCCGCCCGGCCTCGGTCGCCTGGGTGTTCGAGACGCCCCAGGGCATGGCCCTGGCCGGGGGGCGGCTGACGGTCACGGCGGCGCTGTTTAAAAAAAGCCGTCTGCGTCCGGCCGATTCCCGACTGACCGTGGAGGCGGCCGGGGACGACGGCCGGTTTATTCCTCTGGGCGTCATCAGCCACGACGCCTTCTTTGAACCCGGAACCGGGGCCAAGGAAATCCGCCCGGGATTTTTCGAGGAAATGGACTTTTACGACGGCCGCTGCCGGGTGGTTCCGGTCACCTACGAACTGCCGGCGGCCCTGGCCGGGGCCGGGCGGTTGACGGTGCGGCTCAACTATTTGCCGGGGCAGGCGGAGGGGTTTCTCGGCCTCGATGCCCTGGCCCTGGAGGCCCGGCTTGTTCCCGGGGACAAAGCCGGGGAGCCCCTGGTCCCGGTTCTGGCCCGGCAGGCCGAACATTGGCTGGCCAACGTCGGGGCCGTGCCCTGGCCGCAGGACGGGGCTCGGGACAGCGGGCGCTACGCCTTTGTCGCGCCGGACGCGCCAGCCGGGGATGTCCTGGCCGGTCTGGCCGGGGTCAGCCCGGCCGAGGCTCTGCCCGGGTTCCTGGCCGCCCATCCCGGCCTTGCCCCGGCCGCCGCCCTGGCCGACGCCTCGGGCCGGGCGGCCCTTCTGCTCTATGATCCGTCCCTGGCAAACCCGGGACTGGCCCTGTCTGCGGCCGCTCCGGCCGGGCAGGCGCGCCTGGCCGGCCCGCCCCCGGGCCAGGAGGCCGAGCCTGTTTCCCTGCGCCTGGACGGCCGTATCGCCATGCCGACCCTGGCCATCGACGGCCAGCAGCTTGCCGTGCCGGTCCTGGCCCCGGCCGGCAGCCGGCTGACCCTGACGCCGGGTGGGGCCGGGCGGCTGTTTTTTGCCCCGGACTGGACCGGAGCGGACCTGGGGCGCGGGGCCATGAGCTATGCCAACGACATCGCCCCCTCGCCGCGACGGCGCGGCGGCCTGGTCTGCGTTGCGGACGCGGGCTGCGCCCTGGCCTATACCTTTGCCTCGGCTCTGCCCATGACCGAGCTGCGGCTGCGGGTTTATCCCACGGTCTACGCCAACCCCTGTCGCAAATGCGAACCCAATGCGGCCCGGGTGCGGCTCTCAACCGACGGCGGCGCGACCTATCGCACCATCCTGGCCGATGGCGGCGGGGAGGCCTGCACCTGGAGCCCCGACGGGCATGCCCTGATCCGCCGGGTGACGTTTGACCGCCCGGTGACCTCGGCTCTTCTGATTCTTGAGATGGGGCAGGGCGATCAGGCCGGGTTTCTCGCCCCGTCCTGGAATGTGGACGCGATGTTTGTGGAGATCGATCTGGACGCCCGCCAGCTGCCGCCGGTGTCCCTGTCCGGGCCGCAGGCCGCAGTGTCTCTGATCGACGGCGGTGAAAACGATCTGGCCGTCTTTGTGCGGTCCGGCCCCTGGCCGATAAGCCATCGCACCGACCCGGCCCTGTCGATCTTCACTCCCCGCAGCCTCATTCGCTAA
- a CDS encoding malic enzyme-like NAD(P)-binding protein: MALFTKEEALNYHSTWRTGKLEVVPIKPCRNQKDLSLAYSPGVAHACLAIAADPELGWKYTNRRNLVAVVSNGTAVLGLGNIGALAGKPVMEGKGVLFKIFADIDVYDINLNTKDPEKIIETVKLLEPTFGAINLEDIKAPECFEIEQRLIEMMDIPVFHDDQHGTAIISGAGIINAVEIAGKKIEDLKIVVSGAGAAAIACSRFYVTLGVDPANIAMFDSKGHIHAGRTDLHPTKAQFAQKKAYANMAEAFKGADVFLGLSTKGLVTKDMVKSMGKNPIIFAMANPDPEIPYHDAKEARPDAIMGTGRSDFPNQVNNVSGFPFIFRGALDVGSKRINEQMKMAAARSLAALAKEPVPVEVMDMYGEKDVKFGIDYVIPKALDFRMLEWEAPAVAKAAMDTGVATITLDLEQYKKDLRVRIDASHKRIKEYVASYEYDF, encoded by the coding sequence ATGGCGCTTTTCACCAAGGAAGAGGCTCTGAACTATCATTCGACGTGGCGCACGGGCAAACTTGAAGTCGTGCCGATCAAGCCCTGTCGCAACCAGAAAGATCTGTCCTTGGCCTATTCCCCGGGCGTGGCCCACGCCTGTCTGGCCATCGCCGCCGATCCCGAACTTGGCTGGAAGTACACCAACCGCAGAAACCTCGTGGCCGTCGTCTCCAACGGCACGGCCGTCCTGGGCCTTGGCAACATCGGGGCCCTGGCCGGCAAGCCGGTCATGGAAGGCAAGGGCGTGCTCTTCAAGATCTTCGCCGACATCGACGTCTACGACATCAACTTAAATACCAAGGACCCCGAGAAGATCATCGAGACGGTGAAACTCCTCGAACCCACCTTTGGGGCCATCAACCTTGAAGACATCAAGGCCCCGGAGTGCTTCGAGATCGAACAGCGCCTAATCGAAATGATGGACATCCCGGTCTTCCACGACGACCAGCACGGCACGGCCATCATCTCCGGCGCGGGCATCATCAACGCCGTGGAGATCGCCGGCAAAAAGATCGAAGATCTCAAGATCGTGGTGTCGGGCGCTGGCGCGGCCGCCATTGCCTGTTCCCGGTTCTACGTGACCCTTGGCGTCGACCCGGCCAACATCGCCATGTTCGACTCCAAAGGTCACATCCACGCCGGCCGCACCGACCTGCATCCCACCAAGGCCCAGTTCGCCCAGAAAAAGGCCTACGCCAACATGGCCGAAGCCTTCAAGGGCGCCGACGTCTTCCTGGGCCTGTCCACCAAGGGTCTGGTCACCAAGGACATGGTCAAGAGCATGGGCAAAAACCCCATCATCTTCGCCATGGCCAACCCCGATCCCGAGATTCCCTACCACGACGCCAAGGAAGCCCGCCCCGACGCCATTATGGGCACCGGCCGCTCGGACTTCCCCAACCAGGTCAACAACGTCTCCGGCTTCCCCTTCATCTTCCGCGGCGCGCTTGACGTCGGTTCCAAGCGCATCAACGAGCAGATGAAGATGGCCGCCGCCCGGTCCCTGGCCGCCCTGGCCAAGGAGCCGGTGCCGGTCGAGGTCATGGACATGTACGGCGAAAAGGACGTGAAGTTCGGCATCGACTACGTCATCCCCAAGGCGCTGGACTTCCGTATGCTCGAATGGGAAGCCCCGGCCGTGGCCAAGGCGGCCATGGACACCGGCGTCGCCACCATCACCCTCGACCTCGAACAGTACAAAAAAGACCTGCGCGTGCGCATTGACGCCTCCCACAAGCGCATCAAGGAATACGTGGCCTCCTACGAATACGACTTCTAG